GGAGTCTTCCTAGTTCTCCAAATGTGTATATGTAATCCTCAGGAGTGACAGTTTTTGCTTTCTAATGCTTAATCAATAGAAAAAGTGCATCATTACAGGCTTATTTCCTCCTTGTCCCTGATCCTCAGCTCCACAATCAGTGACAAAGGACCCTCCTGGGCTCATAATCTCAGGACTGTCTGGGCACACTGGTCGACTGGTCGACATCAAAGGGTTAAACCAAATAGAAAAACTGCtccctttgtgtctgtgttctgcACTTGAAGGTTGAAGCCTTATTAAGCCTAATTTCATTCTTAAATAATTTACATATATTATAGATTCAAAGCCAATTTATATTCATAATGTCCATAGATATgatttttcctccatttttatCACCACCAAAAATTAGATGTAGTAGCACTACACCTACAATACCATCCAGAGCCTCATTGATtacattatttgcatttttgccaTTCAGTATTTCATGTAGCTCTTTTAGGACCCCTACTGTACAGACATGCTAACTGGAGCAGTGGGCCCCAAGACATCTGCAGCCACAGATGGGTGAGTTGTGGCTGTCCAGTAGCACCTGGCCggttgttttcttttaacttcTGTTTTAGTTGATTTTATAATAAGTTTAAACAGAAGCTCCCCAGTCGAAGAAAGGACTTTAACATACTTCACCCGTGACATAACCACACTGGCATTCCTTCAGAAATGTGGAAGACGTTCTGttctgacagaaaacactgtagtGGTGGACAGTGAAGCTAATGATCAGCCCTGACTCGTGCAGCAGGTTTTAGTCCCAGCTGGCGCTGTTATAAAATGAGACATTAACATAATATGTGATGTATCATAAATATTCATAACACAAAGTTAGCCCCCACAGCTATGAACCAAGATGCATTTATGATCCTGCTGGCTGACTGAAACACTAGGAATGATCACTGTGGCCAATGTTCAGACTGAAATTACCCTGATTCAATTATTCAGCAATGGAAATCACTCAACACCATGTCATATATACAGTAGTTTGTTCCTGTACTGACTTTCAGGTTTCCAAGATGTGCAGTGTACGACCGTTTTAGTGAGTTCTTCCACTTCTGTGTTAAAACCATGACAGaatatcttttaaaaacatagaGCAGTCCTCTCTCCTCATGTGTGGTCACATGTGCCACAGCTACATGttcagaaaaaaaggttttcacatCACGTCATGTGGTCAGACAAAATAATTAGAGAATATACATTTAAGTGCACCAACTCTTCCCATGTCATCAGCAGACTGTTTTCAGATCAAAATTATGGCACATGCACAAATCTATATATAATACATGAGCTTCACACAAGTACTGAACAGTCgatgtattttatttgatcAATATGATGAGATGGtattttttacagaaaacaattcATTGTAGTATTTGAATTCCTTTTCCATAACAGTGGCCAagtttttatagttttacaGCAAAACTATAGCATCTTTACTATGAAGCAAGAGATGACATGATGAGTGAGAAATTGTTGGTGTAggtcatttctgtttctttcaggGTGAACACATAATGAGTTTGTCATACCACAGACAGGCAACATGTTAGAAATTCTTTTGGATTTTGGTAAATAGACTTTGGGAGGTCTTCTTTATAGAAAAAACGTTGAACCTTTCAGGAATTTGGCTTTAAACAGTATGGTCAAATTATTTGACCATATTACCAGATTTGACCTGGTAGCAAATAGTGAAAATGTTCCTGCAGGTCTTATTGTAAATTCAGACAGCAGCTTTTTAaccttgttttctctgtcagaCCATTTTTTATTGACATTCAGTCCTGGATGCTGTCATATTGTTGAATCTATACCAGCCTTCACAACATCCCACTTTGTCACTGAGGGAGAGAAAACCTTCacaaattatttcaaaattatTCCTGGTATCTTACTGGCAGAAGCCACCAGTTTTCTGCACATCTTTTCATCCTGTACCAATCGACACCACAGCTACCCAGCACAGCGCTGAAGGAAATCTCTAGGTTTGTAGAAAAGGCAAAGCCAGCACAACACACCAAGGAGAAGGAATGACAGCACTGAACACAGCTGATGCAGAACAATCTCCTTGAAAGAGATGGCTACCTATAGCCCCTTTCAGACATGAGATACATAACATTGCAGACTTCATCAATTTATTAAAGCAATGCTTTTCTGTCACCCAGACTTGggttacatttatatttatgatCTGCATGGCTTAATTGTGACATACACACAGCGGTGACAAACAAAGCCATGTTACAATTGCAATATTTGCCATACACATGAGACTAGACAGTACATCCAGTGACATACAATGGATGAGATAGGTAGACAAAATCTAAAACAGCCATTCTGTAATAAAATGACTCATACCAAGCAACATTTTGTTTCAAAGACCTACTGCatgaatatttttctattaGGAATTTAGATTTCAAATATgcattatatataaaaaaatcagtgtttttagaaaGGTAGCTGTGAACTTAATTATGACAAGCAGGGTTAAAATGCTTAAGATAGTTGAGCCTGACTCACTTAGTTTTTATCCAATTAATTGAGAAACATTTGATAGATCTCTTCCAGTGTGTTTCAAAAGCATAAAAAACCCTGCGTGGAAtaatctgtgtctgtttgttccACATAAGTTAAATTGCCCAGATCACTTAGGGTGATATTCATACTTAATGGTGCAGGCAGTGAAACTGGGCAAGACACTTTCAGTCACAAACTGTTCCACTTCGTTCACTTCGAGTTTAATATGATATGATGATGAACTTTGACCTGAAAAACTGCCAGATTCTCTACAGCCAACCAGGTTGATAATGGGTGCTGGGACTGACCTCCTGTTCAGGAAagaaagtttgtttgtttgtttatatatatatattttttttagacagCAGGCAAAAAAACAcaggcagcagagcaggaggGTTTCTGTTTGCTTGTAGTGTGAGGACAATGATGGAGGATACTGAGCGAAACACTGGATAAAATGCTGCATAAGTTACAGCGTTGTGACTGCTGTTGTTAGCTATGACAattttatacatacattttattataacaaatcaaaatgtctgcCCCAAAAAGTGTATTAAATGGAAATGTCAGGTTAAACAGATAAACTGCTGTACACCAAAAGCCAAAAGCATGTTTTTGAGGTAATGGGCCATCACTAGTGAGTCACTAGTCACTCATCATCCTCAAACAGGACTTCATCAATGAGCATGTCATTGTCATCTACAGGAATTTCCTGACACAGCTGCTCTTTGAAGGCCAAAGCAATGGTGTAGGGCTTTCCTTTGGGATGTCTGCTGCAGCGCTTCAAGTAGATGTCATAGAAACCCTTCCCTCGTCCCAGCCGCCTCCCCAACCGGTCAAAACCCAGGCCTGGCACCAAGATCAGGTCTAGACCTCCTGGATAACGTGAGCAGACAGTGTAATCAATGATGAAGGTCTGGAAAATACCTACCTCTGTCTGTAAATTTGGACAACTGTCAGACAAACTGTGTCCAAGATATGGCACAGGGCTCGCAAAATCACTAGTCAGACGTCTCTGGGATATTGTGTCTTCAACTTGGGCTACCAAAGTTGACAGGCTTGGTCTCCACCCTGCCTGTCAGACTATCAGACAACCTGTGGGGCTACGAGATTTTGCGAGCCCTATGACATTTAATATTACAAGTTACAATACCTAAAGCTAACTTTAAGTACTTCATAATAAACTGCAGAAACTCCCATCTGAGATTCTGAGTGAGCTTCACCCTTTTAATCAATCACAGATGACCATGAATCTCAATCACTGAAACATACGGAATGTTTTTCTGGAGCCTGCACATGTACAGTTTTGTGCTTAAACAATGCATACGCTCATTTATAGCctgcatattttatttagattatttatAATCAGCAACAAATGAGTTCCTAAATTATAGATATATAAACCCCAACGCTACTGGCAAGCATGTAATAATGAATATATTGTACACAACCTTTCCTCCATTTCCAGAACAAATTTAATACCAAGGCTGTCAGTCATCAGTCCCACTCAGAGAGCAGCTAAAAGAAGCTCCTGGTTTGAGCTCACACCAGAACTGCACTGATAAATTTATTAGTCAatcaacaaataaacagcaatcATCAATAAATGGTTTCTGTCATTTCGTAACTTTTCTATAACTACAAAATCCAAATGTTTGCTTCTGGCATTCAAATGTGACGCATTTGGATTCAGCTAAAGGAATTTGTCTAAGGTTTACTCATGCAGGAACACTGTTTTAGAAAATCCAGAGGTCAGGTGAACAAATTCTATTGACCATGCACAGAGTTACTGCCTTAATGGGTGAGTGGGAAAACTCTTTAGAGGAACAACAGCTCTATCTGCTGGTCAGTTTGGATCATTTTGTTCTGGCAACAGGCCGACAAAAGAATTAAATTATTGGTCATTTTTGGGAGAGAATGTATTTGAGAGAGACTGTGTGACTATGTGTCATGAACTATGTGTCATGAACATGCAATTACTCTGTAATATTCTGTCAATTACAAttctaaaaaactaaaaagttaaaaaataggaccatgtttttagtttattatGTTTTACAAGCATACTGTGAATCTGCCATCCATCTATAAACAGAACATCAGCCCTATCAGGTTGACTCTGTTTATGAAAGAGCTCTAATGAGTCCAGATTCTATGCGCCTGATTATGTTTCTCCAAAGTGTTCTCAAGCATCTCACGCTGCCTGCTGCCATTCAGGTACTTTGTAAAATTATTCCAAAGCAAGCTCCCAATATTAAAAGTGAATAAAGCTGATGTTTAAGTGATCCTGCAGGTCCAGTAACAGGATCTGAAACCCTGCTCTCTGTTTGGCAGAAGTGAATCATTCCTGTTTGAGGGCTGCCGTTTGCTTAGTAATCCAAATTTAACAAAGTATTTAAAGAATTAGGCAAAGAGCAGTCAGAGCAGTCAGCtggaaacaaaatatttcacactAAACAACATCCAAAGATACTTATCTTAGTTGGGTTTTCTatagcttttattttgctttagtGGTTGTTTTTATTAAGCACATTCTTatcatgtttaatattttattattcacagATCCCAGTCTTTCCCCAGTAGACTATACCATATGCATGGCTCATTAATATTTCTGACAAAACACTACAACTTGCACTTTTTTTATACTGCTCACAGCTGATTAAAGATAACATTAAACAAAGGGTATCCAATAAGACACCTACAATCAAGAAGAAATACTACAGACCTCACGACCCCTTACCCACTAACCTAATACAGTCAAGACCTTATGGGGGATTTATGCATAAACTGCATGGAGGTGACAGACCCCCGGCAGACATGCACACCTTTCCAACATCAGACATGTGCCTTTGATGACAATTTTCTGTAACTTTCTGAAACCAACAATTGCCAGTTGATGATCATATTGGATATCAGTGATCCACTGTGTGCACATACTTACCTCCCTCAAGTGCTTCCTCTCTGCTGTTGTCATCTTCAGGTGGCTGTCGGATGTTCCAGGATGTCAGAGGCATTGTCTCAATATCCTGCAGACTGCTAAGCTTCAACATGTCCATATGGCTGGTTTTGATCTCGTATCTGGGGATGAAGCAGCTCTTACCACATTTAAATATGTCTTTAATGATTTCCTCAGTGCACACTTCATCGTTAGTGCTGAGGTACACAGCAATCCGTTCAGAGGAGACATATTTGGGGTGACTGATCAGCTGCAAGATAATatagaggaagaggaggaagttATAATCTGCCTCTAAATACATAACATTCATGTAATAGTTATACATTATAATTGTATATGaaaatttgtaataattttCACTATAGCGAGCATTTCTGATATAACCAAACATAATGTCTCAAGGTCTATAGCTCTCACCCAGGCCAGACTGTATTCAAAACTATCGCAAGATAATATTTAATCTCATCATCAGCAGTTACCTTACAGTTAGGAGCTCACTTAAAACATCTGTTAGGGTGGACAGATTAAACCTATCTATTCGGCTTGGACTGTAAAGACCAAATCTACTTTATTTCAATCGTATTCCAACTTTCAATGCTGGCTGATTGTTTGACTGGTAACGTTGTCAGGTTTTTTTACTGGAGGAAGatagaaaaacaatgttttttctcAATAGGAGCTCCCTGACATACAGGCTGTAACTATGCCGAATTGAAAACATAAACTAAACATATACAGTCATATAAAGTATTTGGTAATATTCAATGTTTTATAGTCAAACCTGCGaattaaaaaatactttatcaGAGTCTCTTACGACATTCTGTCCAGTGGGGAAACTGATCGTGACGTTAGTTAGTGCTAGAAATGCTACAGCCTCCTTTCCAAAAGGCATTAAAGTTTCCTCACCGTCTTCAAAACGCCTACGGATTGTCGCTGTTTCTCTTCGTCACTCAAAGCTGCAACTTTTAGCTTCACTTGCTTCCTCAGCAGCTCCTTTGCAGCTCGCAGAGTGGCCATTCTCCCTTCGTTTAAATATGAGCTGTCACAAGTAGGTCTGCGGTACGGATTCCGGGAAGGGACAGTAAAGACAACCTGCGAGATGAAATCATTATTAATATGCTTTGATTTTAGATTTGCTTATTGTGTAGGCTATAACTCAGAgggagattttcttttttccatattctaaattaaaagtattttccTGCTGCCCTGTCTAATTAAAGTTGGCTGTAGCAATTTAAGAAGTAAGTGTGTAATAATGACAATAGTTGTGTTTCAATATGTTGTTGTTTCATGGTCATAAAAATTAATTCAAGTGGCTGAAATATCATTCTTCTGCTTTCACTAGCCAGTAGGCTACAGTGAGAGGTTTTTAAATATTAGGTTATCCTATAATCCTGTGTGTTTGATCTAATCTCACAGTGTGTGTAGGATAAGGAGGATACATAcaaatgtttagaaaatgttttattaggGGCCCATGGCTCATTTCTGCTCCATGACCTAGTAGCAAGttaattgtgtttctgttggtgtgttgtgggcaattaaacaaaacaacaatggTTGCTCAGAAGAATCTGAGTTGTATCAGTCACTAGCAGAGAAGTAAAAAAAGGTGAGTATCTACTTGTTTTGGGGGTTTAATACAATAAACACTTAAACTATTGTTTTTCTACTCATGAAGTTAGTTTACTCtccatgtttttatattattttaaggATTTAGGCCTTAGAATTCCTAAGTCATTCTTGGAAACGATTCAAAGAGCAACTAGTATTGTTGTTATGGTATTTACATATATCTGACCCAGCTTTTTGTGCAGCAAACCATTTATTTTGGTTGGTTTGAAAGGACTTCATGGCAGAGGAGCGACGGGGGTAAGGTCGGACTAAGGACTGCTCTTAAATCCAACTATTTAACTCTATTCTACTATTCATTTAACTATTCAtcaactgctgctgcagccactaACCACAGAGAACtggtgacagtggagatgaaTTTCAAACACAGAGCCTGTTAAATTAAACTAACAGGTTCTAGGCCTGGGTACACTTTAGTGCTGGTTTGAAGATGGTTAAACTTGGCAATGCTGAAGTTTGTGTGACTTATTTCCAACTCTCACAACTTCCTCTCTATCCCCAAGCAGCTGTTTACTGAAGAGAATAAGAAATGATTGACGTGCCCTCTAGCCAATGAGCTCAGGGATGTGGGCTTGGCTTGAGAAGCATCCAGCCAATCAGGGCTCGGGGTGTTATTGTATTGCGGATCGGTCCAAATGATGTCGGATGTgtagagaggaagagaaagaagtgCAGACAGGGGATTTGGGACGAAAACTGAGGTCGGTCAAAACAATTAGTTTCATTATGGCTTAAAGACTTTTTGTAATAGAGTCTGTTGCTTCTGTGTCGATTGAGCCTGATACAGGAAGCTTTATTAGAACAGAAGAGCGTTGTTGAAgcaggaaatgaaaactgtaCAGTTGGTTTATTGGCATCTAGTTTGCTTTAATGtcagttttctcctgttttaaGAAAAGTTCTGTAGCTGACACACAGCTGCCTGCACAGTCATTCACAGTACAATGTCAGCATTTGGCTTGATAACTTGGTTACAGCTGTTTGGGTATTTAACAGTATTTAACCCAAGCCTGCAGCTCAGGTGTGTATAGGCACAGTAAGTGTTTTATGTTTGCGTCTATTTTTAGTGTCACCTTGGCACAAAGACTCCTGTGGGACATCAGCCAACACTGAAATGTCTAACTGTGATTAGACGCACcctacatttctgtgttttgctgatCAAACATCACTTTCCCCTTTTCCAGTGCTATGCTGTCTTTTAACTGTTCCTGTAACAGCACTGATCTGCACACACTAACCCTTGTCCCCCACAGGAAGGACATGGCCCAGGAGACCAATCAGAGCCAGGCTCCTCTGCTGTGCTCCACAGGCTGTGGTTCCTATGGCAGCTCCAGGAATAACGGCATGTGCTCACTGTGCCACAAAGACTCCCTCCAGAGACAGAACAGCAATGGGTGCATGAGCCCAGCAGGTGAGAGTTACAAAAATACAAGGTTGATcattaaatgttatatttactgACCTCTTACACGATTAAAGCTATTACATACCGTGCTTTTCCCTGCTGCATGTTGCAGGACATACAAAGTGCTGAAAGCTGATAGCATCACTGCACCATGGCCACTTTAAAGACGCTTTTTTAAGCAGTTTGGCAAATAATAAAATCCAGGACCTAGTAACATGCTTATCACTCCCTGAAAATCTTATTTTGCTGATCTCCAGTGGCCTGATGTCTCACCTTGTGATCTATCAGTGTATCCAGTGACATCACTGTTGGGTGTGGTTATATAGGTGCAGCACAGTCCACTGACACTGGACTGGAAACTGCGAGCTACAGAGACAATGAAACAGTTTTGTTCAGTCTTTTGTTAAGAGACTGCCTCAGGTCTTCGGTAGAACTAGTTACTCTTTTTAATTCCAGTGTAATGTGCCTTTTTATAGcatcttgtgtttcttttatatCTTGTCTCAATTCCCTTTATGTCTTAATTGCCTTGCTGCTGAAAGATGCTGTACTAATGAACTTGGTAATGTAGGTGCCAGTTTTTGACGAGTAAAACCATCCAGGTTCAGTTATCCGGCAGCAGAGGATTGTACACAGGCacagtagaaaagaaaaagctacaTTCACTGTGAAGTATGGTTTTTCATTTAAGGTTCATCTACTGACAGCAGCACTGAAGAGTCTCACCAAGCACAGTGTCCTGACAGTTCACCTGCAGGCGTATCCTCTGCAGACACAGAGCCTGCACACTGCAGGTACTACCTGAAAAATTACTTCATAGTATTGTAATATATTAATGATAGTGGTcaaaaaatctgttgtttttttttttttagagatttGTCTAGTTTCTTGTCTGATCAGATATTTATTGCTGAACACAAATGATCAgtcctttttttattattatataaacatGAATTTTtcgtatttattttattcattttctgtgttttagtgtCCCAACAATAAACTCAGCAACCTCACCAGAAGAAAGTACCTCAGGAGAAAAGACTTGTCTGACAGTCAACTACTTACAAAGTAGGATTTATCTTGTTCctctttcactgtgtgtgaatgtgctgtgTCTTAACAAACTGCACACATTATCACaccaatatttgtttttttaatcaattctAGATTTTCCCTGAATACTTTCAGATATTGGGTATTACCAGTATTTCTATGGCAGTGAATTTACTCTTCTCA
The Mastacembelus armatus chromosome 3, fMasArm1.2, whole genome shotgun sequence DNA segment above includes these coding regions:
- the mthfs gene encoding 5-formyltetrahydrofolate cyclo-ligase; amino-acid sequence: MATLRAAKELLRKQVKLKVAALSDEEKQRQSVGVLKTLISHPKYVSSERIAVYLSTNDEVCTEEIIKDIFKCGKSCFIPRYEIKTSHMDMLKLSSLQDIETMPLTSWNIRQPPEDDNSREEALEGGGLDLILVPGLGFDRLGRRLGRGKGFYDIYLKRCSRHPKGKPYTIALAFKEQLCQEIPVDDNDMLIDEVLFEDDE
- the zfand6 gene encoding AN1-type zinc finger protein 6 isoform X1 — translated: MCREEEKEVQTGDLGRKLRKDMAQETNQSQAPLLCSTGCGSYGSSRNNGMCSLCHKDSLQRQNSNGCMSPAGSSTDSSTEESHQAQCPDSSPAGVSSADTEPAHCSVPTINSATSPEESTSGEKTCLTVNYLQTSQADVTVCTPVETQRKAKRSRCFTCRKKVGLIGFDCRCGNVFCSMHRYSDVHKCTFDYKADAAEKIRKQNPVIIGEKIQKI
- the zfand6 gene encoding AN1-type zinc finger protein 6 isoform X3, yielding MCREEEKEVQTGDLGRKLRKDMAQETNQSQAPLLCSTGCGSYGSSRNNGMCSLCHKDSLQRQNSNGCMSPAGSSTDSSTEESHQAQCPDSSPAGVSSADTEPAHCSVPTINSATSPEESTSGEKTCLTVNYLQTSQADVTVCTPVETQRKAKRSRCFTCRKKVGLIDRVQHSGLC